Proteins from a single region of Acidimicrobiia bacterium:
- a CDS encoding heavy-metal-associated domain-containing protein, whose amino-acid sequence MQTTGQDFDGKRQSAVPGPIVQVTRLAIDGMTCESCSERVEQALSSVPGVRHARVDLLAGQATLQVEAVPSDTLIAAVANEGYSARILTGLESPRPENQRPARRCCENG is encoded by the coding sequence ATGCAAACAACAGGCCAGGACTTCGATGGGAAACGTCAGTCGGCCGTTCCGGGTCCAATCGTCCAGGTCACTCGGCTGGCAATTGACGGAATGACGTGCGAGTCGTGTAGCGAACGGGTCGAACAGGCTCTTAGCTCGGTTCCGGGAGTCCGCCACGCCCGAGTCGACCTTTTGGCAGGGCAGGCCACATTGCAGGTGGAGGCCGTCCCTTCGGATACGTTGATTGCCGCCGTCGCCAATGAGGGCTATTCGGCTCGAATCTTGACGGGCCTCGAATCGCCTCGTCCGGAGAACCAGCGGCCGGCGCGGCGATGTTGCGAGAACGGGTGA